TAGATAAGTTAAAAATTAATAATTATCAAGGAAATTATATAAGTTCAATTGCAACTTGTGGTGAAAATATAGGTAATACTATGGAATTATTAAGTAAAAAGTTGCAGGAGAAAAATTTGAAGTTAAATAGTGGTTTTTCAATAGCAATGCCGAATAATTACATTATATTTGGAGATGTATATAAAAAGGAAAAGAATGAAGAATTAATTAACAATTGTAATGTTATATTAGAGAATATAAATAACTTAATAAGCAATCTAGAAAGAGATAAATTTAATGTTGAAAAAGGTAGTTTACCTAAATTACTGACATTTATCATAAATCCAATGTTTAATAAATTTGCAATAAGTACTAAGAAATTTTATGCAAATGATGATTGTATAGGCTGTAAAGTATGTGAGAAGGTATGTAATAATAATTGTATAAAAGTAAATAAAAAACCGGTATGGGGAGAAAGCTGTTCTCAATGTTTAGCTTGTATAAATTATTGTCCTAAAAAAGCTATACAAT
The window above is part of the Clostridium saccharoperbutylacetonicum N1-4(HMT) genome. Proteins encoded here:
- a CDS encoding EFR1 family ferrodoxin (N-terminal region resembles flavodoxins. C-terminal ferrodoxin region binds two 4Fe-4S clusters.), which translates into the protein MVFYFSGTGNSLYVAKNIALKQNEEIISIAKEINLSKEVYEYNLKLNEKIIFVFPIYSWAPPKMVLEFIDKLKINNYQGNYISSIATCGENIGNTMELLSKKLQEKNLKLNSGFSIAMPNNYIIFGDVYKKEKNEELINNCNVILENINNLISNLERDKFNVEKGSLPKLLTFIINPMFNKFAISTKKFYANDDCIGCKVCEKVCNNNCIKVNKKPVWGESCSQCLACINYCPKKAIQYGKSTLNKGRYTNPNIKLEEMFVRGVI